The Sphaeramia orbicularis chromosome 16, fSphaOr1.1, whole genome shotgun sequence genome window below encodes:
- the fpr1 gene encoding chemokine-like receptor 1, with amino-acid sequence MMDIITTTPFYNINATEVTGRNGSLYEDDEYDYKDEHAELRQSLNIMSLIVYCLAFVLGVLGNGVVIWVTGFKMKETVNTVWFLNLAVADFLFTAFLPLSVTYTAMDFHWPFGKFMCKLNSTISFLNMFASVYILVVISVDRCVSVVWPVWAQNHRSVRKASCVSLGVWVLALILSAPYFIIRDTGPSYHNEDIINCFNNFAFSDDYETPSVNQLRQFRHQAMTITRFLLGFVVPFTVIVSCYAVIIHRLRRNRTLASQSSRPFKIIAAVITTFFLCWAPYHIMALIELVNHMPSHTSETLDHVITIGVPIATSLAFLNSCLNPLLYVFMGQDFKDKVRKSILNVLETAFQEEVSRSYTYTNSMVTSRSKEKSVSDAEV; translated from the coding sequence ATGATGGATATAATTACCACTACCCCTTTCTACAACATCAACGCCACTGAAGTCACTGGGAGAAATGGTTCTTTGTATGAGGATGATGAATATGACTACAAGGACGAGCATGCTGAGCTGAGACAGTCCTTAAACATAATGTCCCTCATTGTTTACTGTCTGGCCTTTGTACTTGGGGTGCTGGGAAATGGAGTTGTAATCTGGGTGACGGGGTTTAAGATGAAGGAGACTGTGAACACTGTTTGGTTCCTCAACTTGGCCGTGGCTGACTTCCTCTTCACGGCGTTCCTGCCCCTCAGTGTGACGTACACCGCCATGGATTTCCACTGGCCGTTCGGCAAGTTCATGTGCAAACTCAACAGCACCATCAGCTTCCTCAACATGTTCGCCAGCGTCTACATCCTGGTTGTCATCAGCGTGGACAGATGTGTGTCAGTGGTGTGGCCGGTGTGGGCTCAGAACCACAGAAGTGTACGCAAGGCATCCTGTGTGAGTCTGGGGGTTTGGGTGCTGGCTCTGATCCTCAGCGCTCCATACTTCATCATCAGGGATACTGGACCTTCATATCACAACGAAGACATCATCAACTGCTTCAACAACTTTGCCTTTTCTGACGACTACGAAACCCCGTCTGTGAATCAGCTGAGGCAGTTCCGTCACCAAGCCATGACCATCACCCGTTTCCTCCTGGGGTTTGTTGTCCCCTTCACTGTCATCGTCTCATGTTACGCTGTGATAATCCATCGTCTCAGACGGAACCGCACGCTGGCCAGTCAGTCGAGTCGCCCCTTTAAGATCATCGCCGCTGTTATCACCACGTTCTTCCTGTGCTGGGCCCCTTATCACATCATGGCTCTTATTGAGTTGGTGAACCACATGCCCAGTCACACTAGTGAAACCTTGGACCATGTCATCACAATCGGGGTCCCTATAGCCACCAGTCTGGCCTTCCTCAACAGCTGCCTGAACCCACTCCTTTATGTGTTTATGGGCCAAGATTTCAAGGATAAAGTTCGCAAATCCATCCTGAATGTGCTTGAGACTGCATTTCAGGAGGAGGTGTCTCGCTCGTACACCTACACAAACTCAATGGTCACAAGTCGGAGTAAAGAGAAGTCAGTGTCTGATGCTGAGGTGTAA